From the Desulfuromonadales bacterium genome, one window contains:
- the cls gene encoding cardiolipin synthase: MLQSLLTILFWGLLALAGVLSAGHALLNKRDPRAALGWVVLCLVLPGVGAVLYWLLGVNRIRTLARDWQARGMGMHGRQPDFCLWVADMAAELPFRAENYAAQLSLADAVTRRPLLQGNRVQPLHNGEEAYPAMLEAIEAAHTSVCLSTYIFDSDRTGRRFVETLRAAAARGVDVRVLVDALGERYSFPPARRLLRRSGVRIARFLPPSLSERGIHINLRNHRKLLIVDGQVGFTGGMNIGGRHLASENNPRRVVDIHFRVEGPVVGQMQEAFFEDWQFTTGEPVADIDYPDAAPDAEAFCRGISEGPNEDFEQLTWLLVGALNCARHRVRIMTPYFIPDRSLITAINAAALRGVSVEIMLPEKNNLPYVAWATRAYLWELLQYGTRIYYQPPPFVHSKFLLVDDAYALVGSANLDPRSLRLNFEFCLEVYDRRLNDALARHFDSLHGLSREVSQEELDVRPLPLKLRDAFAKLFSPYL; encoded by the coding sequence CTTGCCGGCGTGCTTTCCGCGGGCCACGCCCTGCTGAACAAGCGTGATCCCCGCGCCGCCCTCGGCTGGGTGGTTCTGTGCCTGGTGCTCCCCGGGGTTGGCGCCGTCCTCTACTGGCTGCTGGGGGTCAACCGTATCCGGACCCTGGCCCGGGACTGGCAGGCCCGCGGCATGGGGATGCACGGCCGGCAACCCGATTTCTGCCTCTGGGTAGCCGACATGGCGGCCGAGTTGCCGTTTCGCGCCGAGAATTACGCGGCGCAGCTGAGCCTCGCCGATGCGGTAACCCGGCGGCCGCTTCTGCAAGGCAACCGGGTGCAGCCGCTGCACAACGGCGAAGAGGCCTATCCCGCGATGCTCGAAGCCATTGAGGCGGCGCACACTTCGGTCTGTCTGTCGACCTACATCTTCGACTCCGATCGCACCGGCAGGCGATTTGTTGAGACGCTGCGGGCGGCGGCCGCCCGCGGAGTCGACGTCAGAGTGCTGGTCGACGCCCTGGGGGAGCGTTACTCCTTTCCGCCGGCGCGGCGACTGTTACGCAGGAGCGGTGTCCGCATTGCCCGCTTTCTTCCCCCTTCGCTCTCCGAGCGGGGTATCCATATCAACCTGCGCAACCACCGCAAGCTGTTGATCGTCGATGGGCAGGTCGGTTTCACCGGCGGCATGAATATCGGCGGCCGGCACCTGGCCAGCGAGAATAACCCGCGGCGGGTGGTCGACATTCACTTCCGGGTAGAGGGCCCGGTGGTGGGCCAGATGCAGGAGGCTTTTTTCGAGGACTGGCAGTTCACGACCGGCGAGCCAGTGGCCGACATCGATTATCCTGACGCTGCCCCTGATGCCGAGGCGTTCTGCCGCGGCATCAGCGAAGGCCCCAACGAAGACTTCGAGCAACTCACCTGGCTGCTGGTCGGGGCACTCAACTGCGCCCGACACCGCGTCCGCATCATGACCCCCTATTTCATCCCCGACCGTTCACTCATTACAGCCATTAACGCCGCCGCCCTGCGCGGGGTCTCCGTGGAGATCATGCTGCCGGAGAAAAACAATCTCCCTTATGTCGCCTGGGCAACCCGCGCCTATCTCTGGGAGCTTCTCCAGTATGGCACCCGCATCTATTACCAGCCGCCGCCCTTCGTGCACAGCAAGTTCCTCCTGGTTGACGACGCGTATGCCCTGGTCGGTTCGGCCAACCTTGATCCGCGCAGCCTGCGGCTGAATTTCGAGTTCTGTCTGGAGGTTTATGACCGGCGGCTGAACGATGCGCTGGCCCGGCACTTCGACTCGCTGCATGGTCTGTCAAGGGAAGTGTCCCAGGAGGAACTGGACGTCCGGCCTCTGCCGCTCAAGCTGCGCGACGCCTTCGCCAAGCTCTTCTCTCCCTATCTGTAA
- a CDS encoding efflux RND transporter periplasmic adaptor subunit yields the protein MKKRIFLTILVLIALAGILAGIKALQIGRMIDAGAQFVPPPETVTTTEVRTESWESLLTAVGSLTAVQGVTVAAEMPGKVTQIAFEPGTMVQKGALLLKQDTSSEQAQLPGAEASVTLAKANLERARELLAQKIISQAEFESAEASFRVAVAAAESIRATIGKKTLRAPFTGRLGIRLVNLGQILQEGDPVVSLQTLDPIYVDFLLPQQQLAAIRTGLPVRVTTDALAGQRIEGSVTTINPEVDAATRNIRLQATVSNAGGQLRPGMYVNVAVVLPRREQVLAIPATAVLYAPYSDSVFVVEEKKAEAGGQPGKLLRQQFVRLGEKQGDFVAALSGLKEGETIVTTGVFKLRNSQAVMVDNTLSPEFKHAPKPENN from the coding sequence ATGAAGAAACGAATATTCCTGACTATTCTGGTGTTGATCGCATTGGCCGGCATCCTTGCCGGCATCAAAGCCCTGCAGATCGGCCGCATGATCGATGCCGGTGCCCAGTTCGTGCCGCCGCCCGAAACGGTGACGACGACCGAGGTGCGCACGGAATCCTGGGAATCGCTCCTGACCGCCGTCGGTTCGCTCACGGCGGTGCAGGGGGTAACCGTGGCGGCGGAGATGCCTGGCAAGGTCACGCAGATCGCCTTCGAGCCGGGCACGATGGTACAGAAGGGGGCGCTCCTGTTGAAGCAGGACACCTCTTCCGAGCAGGCGCAACTGCCCGGGGCGGAGGCCTCGGTAACGCTGGCGAAGGCCAATCTGGAGCGTGCCAGGGAGCTTCTGGCGCAGAAGATCATCTCGCAAGCCGAATTCGAGAGCGCCGAAGCCAGTTTCAGGGTGGCCGTCGCTGCCGCCGAGAGCATCCGGGCGACCATCGGCAAGAAAACGCTCCGCGCCCCCTTTACCGGCCGTCTCGGTATCCGCCTGGTCAACCTGGGACAGATTCTCCAAGAGGGGGATCCGGTTGTTTCACTGCAGACCCTCGATCCGATTTACGTCGACTTTCTCCTGCCCCAGCAGCAACTGGCCGCGATCCGCACCGGTTTGCCGGTGCGGGTGACGACCGATGCCTTGGCCGGTCAGCGGATCGAGGGATCCGTCACAACGATCAATCCCGAGGTTGACGCCGCCACCCGCAACATACGGCTGCAGGCAACGGTGTCCAATGCCGGGGGACAGCTGCGTCCCGGCATGTATGTCAATGTGGCTGTGGTGCTCCCCCGACGGGAGCAGGTACTCGCCATACCGGCCACGGCGGTGCTCTATGCCCCCTACAGCGATTCGGTGTTCGTCGTGGAGGAAAAGAAAGCGGAAGCGGGGGGCCAGCCGGGAAAACTGCTGCGCCAGCAGTTCGTTCGGCTCGGTGAGAAGCAGGGCGATTTCGTGGCGGCCCTCTCCGGACTGAAGGAAGGCGAGACGATCGTCACCACCGGGGTGTTCAAGTTGCGAAACAGCCAGGCCGTCATGGTTGACAACACCCTGTCGCCCGAGTTCAAACACGCGCCGAAACCGGAGAACAATTGA